A window of the Streptomyces sp. NBC_00250 genome harbors these coding sequences:
- a CDS encoding DnaB-like helicase N-terminal domain-containing protein, giving the protein MNPLLDAEQAVLGAVLLDPGQLSHLEWLAPDHFYRPVHQALFGALRKLRSDNHPAVEGEKSVPLSWVTDAVAEAGLHVRGLTASYAHLLISACPRPAHAPVYGRMVLEGAIHRTVTRHAIRLHQEARTGTQRGEVEGTLHHADVLTGVLTDLARRWGTEPRPVAPVTPPDTIPSALPPAQANQAAEDEAFLLAVLVERPGAMGEVVGWLRPGDFADPARGQLYRCLGALHHRGEPIDRLTLLWEAQRRGLLADGTLSKDRFAVICDGVGAGDAEWLGKQVMRSSITRTATTSARAVRALAEGEALAPGRLINHALHALGPLDEVRARWETAHGRPPSRAPSSAPSPSGPPAARVHAALTRSAPRAAPSPADRLSLAPAPTAARPPSRTHS; this is encoded by the coding sequence ATGAACCCGCTGCTGGACGCCGAGCAGGCAGTCCTGGGCGCGGTGCTGCTCGACCCGGGCCAGCTCTCGCATCTGGAGTGGCTCGCGCCGGATCACTTCTACCGGCCGGTCCACCAGGCCCTGTTCGGCGCGCTGCGCAAGCTCCGGAGTGACAACCATCCCGCGGTGGAGGGCGAGAAGTCGGTGCCGTTGTCGTGGGTGACTGACGCGGTCGCCGAGGCCGGCCTCCACGTACGGGGGCTGACCGCCTCGTACGCCCATCTCCTGATCTCGGCCTGTCCGCGCCCCGCGCACGCCCCGGTGTACGGCCGCATGGTGCTGGAGGGCGCGATCCACCGCACCGTCACCCGGCACGCGATCCGGCTTCACCAGGAGGCTCGCACGGGCACGCAGCGAGGCGAGGTCGAAGGGACGCTGCACCACGCGGACGTCCTGACGGGGGTGCTCACCGATCTCGCACGACGGTGGGGCACCGAACCGCGACCGGTCGCACCCGTGACGCCGCCGGACACCATCCCGTCCGCCCTTCCGCCGGCTCAGGCCAATCAGGCGGCCGAGGACGAGGCGTTCCTTCTGGCCGTCCTCGTCGAACGGCCGGGGGCCATGGGCGAGGTGGTCGGCTGGCTGAGGCCGGGGGACTTCGCCGACCCGGCCCGCGGGCAGCTCTACCGGTGCCTCGGTGCGCTGCACCACCGGGGCGAGCCCATCGACCGGCTCACTCTGCTGTGGGAAGCCCAGCGGCGCGGCCTGCTCGCCGACGGCACGCTGTCGAAGGACCGGTTCGCCGTCATCTGCGACGGCGTGGGCGCCGGCGACGCCGAGTGGCTCGGCAAGCAGGTGATGCGTTCCTCGATCACGCGGACCGCCACCACCTCCGCTCGCGCCGTCCGTGCCCTGGCCGAGGGCGAGGCCCTGGCCCCGGGGCGGCTGATCAACCACGCCCTGCACGCGCTCGGCCCGCTCGACGAGGTCCGTGCCCGCTGGGAGACCGCACACGGTCGGCCGCCCTCCCGGGCACCGTCCTCCGCGCCTTCCCCGAGCGGGCCGCCGGCGGCGCGGGTGCACGCGGCCCTCACCCGCAGCGCCCCGCGTGCCGCTCCTTCTCCTGCGGACCGGCTATCCCTCGCGCCCGCTCCAACCGCCGCGCGCCCGCCCTCGCGCACCCACAGCTGA
- a CDS encoding DUF4913 domain-containing protein codes for MSDNSPTTPGPEPFRVSDENLDDLASTLAKTIAEVRRHGVILDRLGSEPDPVPAVDGQTDGAAEAEAADPEKTEGPASVFIVALGGEEYAVELAALGDWVNHLLLPVYGREISTTRPWCAQWYEHPEAVARLHALWLAWQQLTDTEAGLAGPSTWHRDHLDQTLVHLRAPDGPFAACTTSPARPNHRVLSTPAPEQGEIAA; via the coding sequence ATGTCCGACAACAGCCCGACCACCCCCGGCCCTGAGCCGTTCCGGGTCTCCGATGAAAACCTCGACGACCTCGCCAGCACCCTCGCCAAGACCATCGCGGAGGTCAGGCGCCACGGCGTCATCCTCGACCGCCTCGGCTCCGAGCCCGATCCCGTACCCGCTGTCGACGGGCAGACGGACGGCGCTGCGGAAGCCGAGGCGGCCGACCCCGAGAAGACCGAGGGTCCCGCCTCGGTGTTCATCGTCGCCTTGGGCGGTGAGGAGTACGCCGTCGAACTCGCCGCCCTCGGCGACTGGGTGAACCATCTCCTGCTGCCGGTGTACGGCCGGGAGATCAGCACGACGCGTCCGTGGTGCGCGCAGTGGTACGAGCACCCGGAGGCCGTCGCCCGGCTGCACGCCCTCTGGCTCGCGTGGCAGCAGCTCACCGACACCGAGGCTGGCCTGGCCGGTCCCTCGACCTGGCACCGCGACCACCTGGACCAGACCCTGGTGCACCTGCGTGCCCCAGACGGTCCGTTCGCCGCGTGCACCACGAGCCCGGCCCGCCCCAACCACCGGGTCCTGTCTACTCCCGCTCCCGAGCAGGGGGAGATAGCAGCGTGA
- a CDS encoding glycosyl hydrolase — translation MNDGFDFDFDLDELAPADDASAEAVERFWSGDLRALSRHHITPDGSHGFVVAHDQSVTWGAIGEPEITAIAVARDLSWFTYTVETSYHATVPFAQAWLVERGCPPEKIAKLYGDLVKPADDLTVQVERKIRESGTRYVVLDTHTSDFAPSETWTLTRDSRAAEAPIRVFHEEWETGADTYTMREGAFADVAPARSWLDDRDGPLPEPPEYRYADGAVLRARAALSRSAGTPATSKAGLDAPRTPPAEPGRRPFQGRLM, via the coding sequence GTGAACGACGGTTTCGACTTCGATTTCGATCTCGACGAACTCGCCCCCGCCGATGACGCGTCCGCGGAGGCGGTGGAGCGGTTCTGGTCCGGTGACCTGAGGGCGCTGTCCCGGCACCACATCACGCCCGACGGCTCCCACGGCTTCGTCGTCGCCCACGACCAATCCGTTACGTGGGGAGCTATCGGCGAGCCGGAGATCACGGCGATCGCGGTCGCGCGGGATCTCAGCTGGTTCACGTACACCGTGGAGACGAGCTACCACGCCACGGTGCCCTTCGCTCAGGCGTGGCTGGTCGAGCGCGGCTGCCCGCCCGAAAAGATCGCCAAGCTCTACGGCGACCTCGTGAAACCCGCCGACGACCTCACGGTCCAGGTCGAACGGAAGATCCGGGAATCGGGCACCCGATACGTGGTCCTCGACACCCACACCTCGGACTTCGCCCCGAGCGAGACGTGGACGCTGACCCGCGACTCCCGCGCCGCCGAAGCGCCGATCCGGGTCTTCCACGAGGAGTGGGAGACGGGCGCCGACACGTACACGATGCGCGAGGGCGCGTTCGCCGACGTGGCCCCCGCCCGCTCCTGGCTGGACGACCGCGACGGCCCGCTGCCCGAACCACCGGAATACCGCTATGCCGACGGCGCCGTCCTTCGAGCCCGCGCCGCCCTCTCCCGGTCGGCCGGCACTCCCGCGACATCGAAGGCCGGCCTCGACGCTCCCCGTACACCGCCGGCCGAACCGGGCCGACGGCCGTTCCAAGGGCGGCTGATGTGA
- a CDS encoding winged helix-turn-helix transcriptional regulator produces the protein MNSRDTSKRPAVFPIGSFDAQSIENALALMGPKWTTWTVMTMVQEGRPLRVRDVAARLPFVSEQLVGKRLATMHTAGLVIRADTRRGAPYQLSTLGESLTPVHRTMADWSRTYLSSGATAEAERVEDAVQRLRLRHTTAMVQVLDAGGPMRFVHIAEQAGLDYAFTQHRLLRLQADGLVTRTGTRHGDPYVLTEAGQALGPVYATVEHWSAPLVTRWTPAPPAPIATAQRTHSGVPLGADGARTAAALRRSAAAPTSLFNHAPQPQPRVSASVTVQSAPGRSR, from the coding sequence ATGAACTCGCGCGATACGTCCAAGCGGCCTGCCGTCTTTCCCATCGGCTCGTTCGACGCCCAGAGCATCGAGAACGCACTCGCCCTGATGGGACCGAAGTGGACCACCTGGACGGTGATGACCATGGTCCAGGAAGGCCGTCCTCTGCGGGTGCGGGATGTCGCCGCCAGGCTTCCCTTCGTCAGCGAGCAGCTGGTCGGTAAGCGCCTGGCCACCATGCACACAGCCGGACTGGTCATCCGAGCCGACACTCGCCGCGGGGCTCCTTACCAGCTCAGTACCCTCGGTGAGTCCCTGACGCCCGTGCACCGCACCATGGCCGACTGGTCTCGGACCTACCTGTCGTCCGGCGCGACAGCCGAAGCCGAGCGCGTCGAGGACGCCGTGCAGCGCCTACGGCTGCGGCACACCACCGCCATGGTTCAGGTCCTCGACGCGGGCGGCCCGATGCGGTTCGTCCACATCGCCGAACAGGCCGGCCTGGACTACGCCTTCACCCAGCATCGTCTTCTCCGGCTCCAGGCCGACGGCCTGGTCACCCGCACGGGAACGCGCCACGGCGACCCCTACGTGCTGACCGAAGCCGGCCAGGCGCTGGGCCCCGTCTACGCGACCGTCGAGCACTGGAGCGCCCCCTTGGTCACGCGGTGGACCCCGGCTCCGCCCGCCCCAATCGCAACAGCCCAGCGAACTCACTCCGGCGTCCCATTGGGGGCGGACGGCGCCCGGACCGCAGCGGCCCTGCGCCGGAGTGCCGCCGCGCCGACCTCCCTGTTCAACCACGCTCCCCAGCCACAACCACGGGTGTCTGCCTCCGTGACCGTCCAGTCGGCCCCGGGACGGTCCCGGTGA
- a CDS encoding DUF317 domain-containing protein yields MSALPDPSRYEEVLVSPMYLAGSNGAGDAGFAPVAHWPHHYLDDGPCQLLVTSPDQRIRIGWFGDDFELWKITASEEAVAPPRWTATFNHVTPAEIVAGLTTALAQDYAASDPYENNGRFLGDPSVYWTDSLQPLLDAGWRREPAMHGTVNVRAPDGQAGARIRTRHPRWDDEAVTLWAGPRGWDTRAEAVFTARTPAHHIAATAAAMASSAPVVRERHMVHREVEHLVTLTPVGLVAAPQGSRAPTPLDVRRTAVTEAVRRAARAPRTAADLRVMAAQSRTTSSARMRSSTHTPAAAARAPVASSARRHSR; encoded by the coding sequence ATGTCCGCCCTTCCCGACCCGTCCCGCTACGAAGAGGTACTGGTCAGCCCCATGTACCTCGCCGGCTCCAACGGGGCCGGTGACGCCGGCTTCGCCCCCGTGGCTCACTGGCCGCACCACTACCTCGACGACGGCCCCTGCCAGCTCCTCGTCACCTCGCCCGACCAGCGGATCCGCATCGGGTGGTTCGGCGATGACTTCGAGCTGTGGAAGATCACCGCCTCCGAGGAGGCCGTCGCCCCGCCCCGCTGGACGGCGACCTTCAACCACGTCACCCCGGCCGAGATCGTCGCCGGCCTCACCACCGCCCTGGCCCAGGACTACGCCGCATCCGACCCGTACGAGAACAACGGGCGCTTCCTGGGGGACCCGTCGGTCTACTGGACCGATTCCCTCCAACCGCTCCTCGACGCCGGCTGGCGTCGCGAACCGGCCATGCACGGCACCGTCAACGTCAGGGCTCCCGACGGACAAGCGGGCGCCCGGATCCGAACCCGCCATCCCCGCTGGGACGACGAGGCCGTCACGCTATGGGCCGGCCCACGGGGCTGGGACACGCGGGCGGAGGCTGTGTTCACTGCGCGCACCCCGGCCCACCATATCGCCGCGACGGCCGCCGCCATGGCGAGTTCGGCTCCGGTCGTCCGCGAGCGGCACATGGTCCACCGCGAGGTGGAGCACCTGGTCACGCTGACCCCGGTCGGCCTGGTCGCCGCTCCTCAGGGCTCTCGCGCTCCTACCCCGCTCGACGTACGGCGTACCGCTGTCACCGAGGCCGTCCGCCGTGCCGCGCGCGCTCCGCGGACAGCCGCCGACCTCCGCGTGATGGCGGCCCAGAGCCGCACCACGTCCTCGGCCCGGATGCGGTCGTCCACCCACACGCCCGCTGCCGCAGCCCGGGCGCCGGTCGCTTCGTCGGCGCGCCGGCACAGCCGCTGA
- a CDS encoding DUF317 domain-containing protein, translating into MNASATLLPAVAHPSVEGRRWLSSDHCATPVLELLHALDWTVVDTPECNVHATSPDGRVYVGWLPENPAAWTRDIVWRVQVQPPEGDAWVQEFGIDTPAEAVAGFVAALVAHSPC; encoded by the coding sequence GTGAACGCCTCCGCCACCCTCCTGCCCGCTGTCGCACACCCTTCCGTGGAAGGCCGCCGCTGGCTCTCCTCGGACCACTGCGCCACCCCGGTCCTCGAACTCCTCCACGCCCTCGACTGGACGGTCGTCGACACCCCGGAGTGCAACGTCCACGCGACGAGCCCGGACGGCCGCGTCTACGTCGGCTGGCTTCCCGAGAACCCCGCAGCCTGGACGCGCGACATCGTCTGGCGGGTCCAGGTACAGCCCCCCGAAGGCGACGCGTGGGTCCAGGAGTTCGGTATCGACACTCCCGCCGAGGCCGTGGCCGGGTTCGTCGCTGCCCTCGTCGCCCACTCGCCCTGCTGA
- a CDS encoding caspase family protein — MTSQNVSDGGLPADGLNRYLFAFGADTFTADPHLEALPGVPEDLKRIKDLFGSLGYTEILPEIAGAPDAQLVRANLEDWLKADERGKDDVLVVYYAGHGLRGERHHRLTCRNSRSDRVSTTLASRELADLLADTEVGHVLLLLDTCYAELGATDITTVTSQLVDYRPPGADGLWLVSSARSRELAYDHAFVNGLETAVCSGTAGMRQRYLDIPTVTDQVNVHLREHRPEQCASYHVVAGRAVPPFLPNPKYRPGLPGETMDVESQREWTAHFGPRGRGVEYASEPGDWFTGRRQALATLAGWLRDPVHDARARVVTGAPGSGKSAVLGRLLALTRPDHPEEPAHLLPPPDVVTVSVHAHGTTLEKLTTRLAAALDVDADSPPQLLARLAEYEGPRRTVLIDALEEAGTGVGGREPQRIARELLRPMSVLHNVRLLIGTRRTMIPDLGRAVEIIDLDTDAYTGRDDIEQYARRTLAGMPGELTTTDQEAVAAAVARRAGRSFLVARMTVRALLHEDLTPDPSQTGWEEELPSEVGQAFDAYLARYGEDEGRVRRLLRPLAYAEGAGLPWDSLWAPLATALSGERCTNDDIDWLWRQAGAYVVEVQVDEDRSVFRLYHEALAEHLRDPRRSREDHRRMTAALIASVPTRADGDGPDWERAHPYVHAHLAGHAAASWDLEHLMEDPWFLVHAEPDGLLAAMADVRDAQAQRVRTMYRTSAHLYQKLPVRERAQVMAVDAARHRLEVHRTRLGRRLEWAPRWATGSQTSSLFLAELSSDSDDALAATTVNGTPVVLTARHGGSVQIWDPAQQNCVATLEGHTDTVSAMDCVEVDGVVLAVTASNDGTVRVWDLARTTELRRFEVQSEEERASSIEEHRVANAVAGLACIEVHGEVLIVGCAPDGSAWARELMSGTVRLTLPGRSRAASHRLPVVCLATNGSATAVIGSASGGLRSWNLETGEWGLVHDSQECDAVASVAQGNHELVSLGLHTGELQFRDPATDTVVFSCLVGSGWITALAFTEFDDRAVMVVGYGDGSMELRERSAGRLLARLNGHMDWVESVVITHIEGRPAAVSSSSNGSIRLWRLEEQPGQVELPGHSSSVSGIACTVLDGAAIAVSASSDHTALIWDLASGKALHCLEGHTDSVTRIACTTVRGTPIAVTSGEDGTVRVWNLVEGTEAGKVAASHSDLQLLTCGHLDGAPVALLARNELHRAPTGVLNLENLQISAAMKVGSHHPAAAWVVVDGRPTVVIADHEPFGHGERCVGVWDLSAWTYTGDLKGLTEQVNALACGTDGGGPLILAATARSGVQVWDLRTQRPRYQLGDGWVSDVDFGYLDGVPVAVSAGRSGLGVWDLGNGALVHEVQVPGRLDAVAFAPGGELVVGAGFEVIVLER, encoded by the coding sequence GTGACATCGCAAAACGTGTCGGATGGTGGACTGCCTGCCGACGGGCTGAACCGATACCTCTTCGCCTTTGGCGCGGATACGTTCACCGCCGACCCGCATCTCGAAGCCCTCCCCGGCGTGCCCGAGGACCTGAAACGAATCAAAGATCTCTTCGGCTCCCTCGGCTACACCGAGATCCTCCCAGAGATCGCTGGCGCGCCCGATGCCCAACTGGTGCGGGCCAATCTGGAGGACTGGCTAAAGGCCGACGAGCGCGGCAAGGACGACGTGCTCGTCGTGTACTACGCTGGGCATGGCCTCCGGGGCGAGCGCCATCACCGACTCACCTGCCGCAACAGCCGCAGCGACCGCGTGAGCACCACCCTCGCTTCACGCGAGCTCGCGGACCTGCTGGCCGATACTGAGGTCGGGCACGTCCTACTGTTGCTCGACACCTGCTACGCCGAACTCGGTGCGACCGACATCACGACCGTCACCAGCCAGCTGGTGGACTACAGGCCCCCGGGCGCCGACGGACTGTGGCTGGTGTCCTCCGCCCGCTCTCGCGAACTCGCCTACGACCACGCTTTCGTGAACGGCCTGGAGACCGCCGTGTGCTCAGGCACAGCCGGCATGCGACAGCGGTACCTGGACATCCCCACGGTGACCGACCAGGTCAACGTGCATCTCCGTGAACACCGGCCCGAACAGTGCGCTAGCTACCACGTCGTAGCTGGACGGGCCGTTCCGCCCTTCCTCCCCAATCCGAAGTACCGTCCTGGTCTACCCGGCGAGACGATGGATGTGGAGTCGCAGCGGGAATGGACTGCGCACTTCGGTCCCAGAGGCCGAGGGGTGGAATACGCGAGCGAGCCGGGCGACTGGTTCACCGGTCGCCGACAGGCCCTGGCTACCCTGGCCGGCTGGCTGCGCGACCCCGTTCACGACGCCCGGGCGCGCGTAGTCACCGGGGCTCCGGGTTCCGGTAAGTCAGCCGTTCTCGGTCGGCTGCTGGCCCTGACCCGCCCCGACCATCCGGAGGAACCCGCGCACCTGCTGCCGCCGCCGGACGTCGTGACGGTCTCCGTCCACGCCCACGGCACCACCCTGGAAAAGCTCACCACCCGGCTGGCGGCCGCACTGGACGTGGACGCGGACAGCCCACCGCAGTTACTCGCCAGACTCGCGGAGTACGAGGGCCCCCGGCGGACGGTACTAATCGACGCGCTGGAGGAGGCGGGCACGGGCGTCGGCGGGCGTGAACCGCAGCGCATCGCCCGCGAACTCCTGCGTCCCATGTCCGTGCTGCACAACGTGCGCCTGCTGATCGGCACCCGGCGGACAATGATTCCCGATCTGGGCCGCGCCGTCGAGATCATCGACCTGGACACCGACGCGTACACCGGCCGCGACGACATCGAACAGTACGCCCGCCGCACGTTGGCTGGAATGCCTGGCGAGCTGACCACGACTGACCAGGAGGCCGTGGCAGCCGCAGTGGCCCGGCGCGCGGGCCGGTCCTTCCTCGTCGCACGGATGACCGTACGGGCTCTGCTGCACGAAGACCTGACCCCCGATCCGTCCCAGACCGGCTGGGAGGAGGAACTCCCCTCCGAGGTCGGTCAGGCCTTCGACGCCTATCTGGCCCGGTACGGCGAGGACGAGGGACGCGTCCGCCGACTGCTGCGGCCACTGGCGTACGCGGAGGGCGCCGGCCTCCCGTGGGACTCGCTGTGGGCCCCGCTGGCGACGGCCCTGTCGGGCGAGCGCTGCACGAACGACGACATTGACTGGCTGTGGCGGCAAGCGGGTGCGTACGTGGTAGAGGTGCAGGTAGACGAGGACCGGTCGGTCTTCCGGCTGTACCACGAGGCGCTGGCCGAGCACCTGCGCGACCCCCGCCGGAGCCGGGAGGACCATCGCCGGATGACGGCCGCGCTGATCGCATCCGTGCCGACGAGGGCCGACGGCGACGGCCCGGACTGGGAGCGCGCGCATCCCTACGTCCACGCCCATCTGGCGGGTCACGCAGCGGCATCGTGGGACCTCGAACACCTGATGGAGGACCCGTGGTTCCTGGTTCACGCCGAGCCGGACGGGCTGCTGGCTGCGATGGCCGACGTGCGGGACGCGCAGGCGCAGCGCGTCCGCACGATGTACCGGACGTCGGCGCATTTGTACCAGAAGCTGCCTGTACGTGAACGAGCTCAGGTGATGGCGGTGGACGCGGCGCGACACCGGCTGGAGGTACATCGAACCCGTTTGGGCCGGAGGCTGGAATGGGCGCCTCGGTGGGCGACCGGATCCCAGACGAGCAGTCTCTTCCTGGCGGAGCTGAGCTCGGATTCCGACGATGCGTTGGCCGCAACGACAGTGAACGGAACGCCGGTTGTGCTGACCGCGCGGCACGGGGGGTCAGTGCAGATCTGGGATCCGGCCCAGCAGAACTGCGTGGCCACTTTGGAGGGGCACACCGACACCGTATCGGCGATGGACTGCGTTGAGGTAGATGGTGTGGTGCTCGCCGTGACCGCATCGAACGATGGAACAGTGCGAGTGTGGGACCTCGCACGCACCACTGAACTGCGGAGGTTCGAGGTCCAGAGCGAGGAGGAGAGGGCCAGCAGTATCGAGGAACACCGTGTGGCGAACGCCGTGGCCGGGTTGGCTTGCATCGAGGTGCACGGCGAGGTGCTCATCGTAGGCTGCGCCCCCGATGGTTCTGCCTGGGCCCGGGAGCTGATGTCCGGAACGGTCAGGCTGACCCTGCCGGGGCGGTCTCGGGCAGCCAGCCATCGCCTTCCCGTCGTTTGCCTGGCGACGAACGGGAGTGCCACCGCTGTGATCGGCTCGGCCTCAGGAGGGTTGCGATCGTGGAACCTTGAGACCGGGGAGTGGGGTCTCGTCCATGATTCTCAGGAATGCGATGCAGTGGCGAGCGTCGCACAAGGCAATCACGAGCTCGTGTCCCTTGGCCTCCACACTGGGGAACTTCAGTTCCGTGACCCGGCGACGGACACCGTTGTCTTTTCCTGCCTTGTTGGGTCGGGATGGATCACGGCTCTGGCATTCACGGAGTTCGACGACCGTGCCGTCATGGTCGTCGGCTATGGAGACGGCTCGATGGAGCTGAGGGAACGCTCCGCCGGCCGATTGCTCGCCCGGTTGAACGGTCATATGGACTGGGTGGAATCCGTCGTGATCACCCACATTGAGGGGCGACCGGCCGCCGTCAGCTCGAGTAGCAACGGATCCATCCGCTTGTGGCGTTTGGAGGAACAACCCGGACAGGTCGAACTTCCAGGCCATTCCAGTAGCGTGTCGGGCATCGCGTGCACCGTGTTGGACGGCGCCGCCATCGCAGTGTCGGCGAGCTCTGACCACACGGCACTGATCTGGGACCTGGCTTCCGGGAAGGCATTGCATTGCCTCGAGGGGCATACCGATAGCGTGACGCGAATCGCCTGTACGACAGTACGCGGCACCCCGATCGCGGTGACCAGCGGCGAGGACGGCACTGTAAGGGTGTGGAATCTCGTGGAGGGTACGGAGGCTGGGAAGGTTGCGGCAAGCCACTCCGATCTACAGTTGCTGACTTGTGGGCATCTCGATGGCGCTCCCGTCGCCTTGCTTGCACGGAATGAGCTGCACAGAGCCCCGACGGGCGTCCTGAACCTGGAGAACCTGCAGATCAGTGCGGCTATGAAAGTGGGTTCCCATCATCCAGCCGCCGCTTGGGTCGTTGTGGACGGGCGCCCCACGGTCGTCATCGCGGATCATGAACCGTTCGGACATGGCGAGAGGTGTGTAGGAGTGTGGGACCTCAGCGCCTGGACATATACCGGTGACTTGAAGGGCTTGACCGAGCAGGTCAACGCGTTGGCCTGTGGAACCGATGGAGGCGGTCCGCTGATCCTGGCGGCCACTGCCCGCAGTGGGGTCCAGGTGTGGGATCTACGCACTCAGCGACCGCGTTATCAGCTCGGTGACGGCTGGGTGTCCGATGTGGACTTCGGCTATCTGGACGGCGTGCCCGTGGCGGTTTCCGCAGGCAGGTCCGGCCTCGGAGTCTGGGATCTGGGCAACGGCGCACTCGTGCATGAGGTACAAGTGCCCGGACGTCTCGATGCCGTGGCTTTCGCCCCCGGCGGTGAACTCGTCGTCGGCGCCGGGTTCGAAGTGATCGTCCTGGAACGCTGA
- a CDS encoding relaxase/mobilization nuclease domain-containing protein has protein sequence MVPDIGRGSRTHGLLVYLYGPGRREEHTDAHLVGSWDGFAPDPGRDTDAHVTLARLTAALDLRVKQAGDRAPAKHVWHCSVRTAPGDRRLSDEEWNAIAQRIVHVTGIAPDGDPDGCRWIAVRHAEDHIHIVATLVRGDLRNPRLNYDFNKAQAECRRVEKEMGLRRLNAGDGTAAKNPTSAEKFKAERTGRPETSRETVREAVRQALAGAADEKEFFTRLREAGLRVRMRHAPSGDALGYNVALPGDRNRHGDPVWYPGSKLAPDLSLPKIRLRLADGTAERATASAADGRADWSRPARARRRATDSADRAAVLLDGDDDEAADQLAGVGELLDAVAQTSPVATRAELAAAARAFERATRSHVRAERADIRALRSAARGIVQAGGALGRGEDGGTTAMLVSTLVLVTLAAARWHSARGHAQQAHASRQAAEHLRTAYRQAAATPMRVLHDQGRALPEAQRRTHEATLRAALPEQGVRADGTPTKTDALVATLVQAEQAGHDPEVLLQQALDMRELDTAADVNDVLVWRLRRLAQLPAYPGEAPRRPQAGTRPTRTSANRTSGRNAPTAAPRPTVSDPRSRPPRR, from the coding sequence ATGGTGCCCGACATCGGACGCGGCTCGCGCACTCACGGACTCCTCGTCTACCTCTACGGCCCCGGCCGGCGCGAGGAGCACACCGACGCACACCTCGTCGGCTCCTGGGACGGCTTCGCCCCCGACCCCGGACGCGACACCGACGCGCACGTCACCCTCGCCCGCCTCACCGCCGCCCTCGACCTCAGGGTCAAGCAGGCCGGCGACCGCGCGCCCGCCAAGCACGTGTGGCACTGCTCGGTCCGCACCGCCCCCGGCGACCGGCGGCTCTCCGACGAGGAGTGGAACGCCATCGCCCAGCGCATCGTCCACGTCACCGGCATCGCCCCAGACGGTGATCCTGACGGGTGCCGGTGGATCGCCGTCCGCCACGCAGAAGACCACATCCACATCGTTGCCACACTGGTCCGCGGTGACCTGCGCAATCCCCGCCTCAACTACGACTTCAACAAGGCCCAGGCCGAATGCCGCCGCGTCGAGAAGGAGATGGGCCTGCGCCGCCTTAACGCCGGCGACGGCACCGCAGCGAAGAACCCCACCAGCGCCGAGAAGTTCAAGGCCGAACGCACAGGCCGCCCCGAGACCTCCCGCGAGACGGTCCGCGAAGCCGTCCGCCAGGCCCTCGCTGGAGCGGCCGACGAGAAGGAGTTCTTCACCCGGCTGCGTGAGGCGGGCCTGCGCGTGAGGATGCGCCACGCCCCGTCCGGCGACGCGCTCGGCTACAACGTGGCCCTGCCCGGCGACCGCAACCGCCACGGCGACCCGGTCTGGTACCCCGGCTCCAAGCTGGCCCCGGATCTTTCCCTTCCGAAGATCCGCCTCCGGCTGGCCGACGGTACCGCCGAGCGGGCAACGGCTTCGGCCGCCGACGGCCGGGCGGACTGGTCCCGGCCCGCCCGAGCGCGACGCAGGGCCACCGACAGTGCCGACCGTGCAGCTGTCCTCCTCGACGGCGACGACGATGAAGCCGCCGACCAACTCGCCGGTGTCGGCGAACTCCTGGACGCGGTCGCCCAGACATCCCCAGTCGCCACCCGCGCCGAGCTGGCTGCCGCCGCCCGAGCCTTCGAGCGGGCGACCCGCAGCCACGTCCGAGCAGAGCGCGCCGACATCCGGGCGCTCCGCTCGGCCGCCCGGGGCATCGTCCAGGCCGGCGGCGCGCTCGGCCGTGGAGAGGATGGCGGCACCACCGCCATGCTCGTCTCCACCCTGGTCCTGGTCACCCTCGCCGCCGCCCGCTGGCACTCCGCTCGCGGTCACGCCCAGCAGGCCCACGCCTCCCGACAGGCCGCCGAGCACCTGCGCACCGCCTACCGACAGGCCGCCGCCACACCGATGCGCGTGCTGCACGACCAAGGCCGTGCCCTCCCCGAAGCCCAACGCCGGACACACGAGGCCACCCTCCGCGCGGCCCTGCCGGAGCAGGGCGTACGAGCAGACGGCACGCCGACGAAGACCGATGCCCTGGTCGCCACCCTCGTCCAGGCCGAGCAGGCAGGCCACGACCCAGAGGTCCTCCTGCAGCAGGCCCTCGACATGCGCGAACTCGACACCGCCGCGGATGTGAACGACGTCCTGGTCTGGCGCCTGCGCCGCCTCGCCCAGCTCCCCGCCTACCCAGGCGAAGCTCCGCGCCGCCCGCAGGCCGGCACCCGCCCGACCAGGACCTCGGCCAACCGCACCAGCGGACGGAACGCGCCCACAGCGGCGCCGCGCCCTACCGTCTCTGACCCGCGCAGCCGCCCACCGCGCCGCTGA